One region of Baekduia soli genomic DNA includes:
- a CDS encoding GNAT family N-acetyltransferase, which produces MLGHVPPRIRLDGRTTAIRPLSTADVDEYAAAVAANREHTQPWEPVHAEAHYTRAGQAETLRRDAEAWDLGTGYAFSILDRGAGDRIIGRIALGNVVHGAWRNATLGYWVAAAAGGRGHATEAAQLICAFAFDHAGLHRVQPAVIPRNIRSIRVVEKAGFRREGRALHYLNIAGRWEDHDIFAMTLEDWLARSDRPVGR; this is translated from the coding sequence GTGCTCGGCCACGTCCCCCCGCGCATCCGGCTCGACGGCCGGACGACCGCCATCCGCCCGCTGAGCACCGCCGACGTCGACGAGTACGCGGCCGCCGTGGCCGCCAACCGCGAGCACACCCAGCCCTGGGAGCCCGTGCACGCCGAGGCCCACTACACCCGCGCCGGCCAGGCCGAGACGCTGCGTCGCGATGCGGAGGCCTGGGACCTGGGCACCGGCTACGCGTTCTCCATCCTGGACCGCGGGGCCGGCGACCGGATCATCGGGCGCATCGCGCTGGGCAACGTGGTGCACGGCGCGTGGCGCAACGCGACGCTGGGCTACTGGGTGGCCGCCGCGGCGGGCGGGCGCGGGCACGCCACGGAGGCCGCGCAGCTCATCTGCGCCTTCGCGTTCGACCACGCCGGGCTGCACCGCGTCCAGCCGGCGGTCATCCCGCGCAACATCCGGTCGATCCGCGTCGTGGAGAAGGCGGGCTTCCGGCGTGAGGGCCGAGCCCTGCACTACCTCAACATCGCGGGCCGCTGGGAGGACCACGACATCTTCGCGATGACGCTCGAGGACTGGCTGGCGCGCAGCGACCGGCCGGTCGGTCGCTGA
- a CDS encoding ABC transporter permease: MRFLLLKDLRILRRSPLLVTLLVAYPVLIAVLIGLALSKGPGKPRVAVLNELPPSSGQVSVGGTKVDPRDYARRLFQSIDPVTVHSRAEARRKVADGDVLAAIIVPRDLVQRLQQEISLSGTGPKPTVQVLYNAEDPVKQQFVESTIDARVGDLNRAVTGKLTEITGGYLDILLSGGSFSILGKDFEILGLKRSKALIDSVLTRTPRGSPDRAALQRVSTFAGLAIDNLDLSGAVLSSLGTPVRVDRQIVRGRRTPLDAYAVSVAVTLSLMLVCVLLAAGMLALEREEHAFARLVRGLVSRWALLAEKVLLSAACAAAATLVMTAGVSIFVSLDWGRFGLWVVALAAGGLAFGALGTAIGALAREVRVASLLAILLALPIAFLALVPSGTVAPGLFDVLRVVSALFPFRASLDAVDAAVNGAGGLGGALAHLAALVAGWAVVARLGLQRFA; the protein is encoded by the coding sequence GTGCGGTTCCTGCTGCTCAAGGATCTGCGGATCCTGCGCCGCTCGCCGCTGCTGGTGACGCTGCTGGTCGCCTACCCGGTGCTCATCGCGGTGCTCATCGGCCTCGCGCTGTCCAAGGGCCCGGGCAAGCCGCGCGTCGCCGTCCTCAACGAGCTGCCGCCATCCTCGGGGCAGGTGTCGGTCGGCGGCACGAAGGTCGACCCGCGCGACTACGCCCGGCGCCTGTTCCAGTCCATCGACCCCGTCACCGTCCACAGCCGCGCCGAGGCGCGCCGGAAGGTCGCCGACGGCGACGTGCTCGCGGCGATCATCGTGCCGCGCGACCTCGTCCAGCGCCTCCAGCAGGAGATCTCGCTGTCGGGGACCGGGCCCAAGCCCACGGTGCAGGTCCTCTACAACGCCGAGGACCCGGTCAAGCAGCAGTTCGTGGAGTCCACGATCGACGCCCGCGTCGGCGACCTCAACCGGGCGGTCACGGGCAAGCTGACCGAGATCACCGGGGGCTACCTGGACATCCTGCTCTCGGGCGGGTCGTTCTCCATCCTGGGCAAGGACTTCGAGATCCTGGGCCTCAAGCGGTCCAAGGCGCTCATCGACTCCGTGCTCACCCGCACGCCGCGGGGCTCGCCCGATCGCGCGGCGCTGCAGCGCGTCTCGACGTTCGCGGGCCTGGCCATCGACAACCTCGACCTGTCCGGCGCCGTGCTGAGCTCGCTCGGGACGCCCGTGCGGGTCGACCGCCAGATCGTGCGGGGCCGCCGCACGCCGCTGGACGCCTACGCGGTGTCCGTGGCGGTCACGCTGTCGCTCATGCTCGTCTGCGTGCTGCTCGCCGCCGGCATGCTCGCCCTCGAGCGCGAGGAGCACGCGTTCGCCCGGCTCGTGCGCGGGCTCGTGTCGCGCTGGGCGCTGCTGGCCGAGAAGGTCCTGCTGTCGGCGGCCTGCGCGGCGGCGGCGACGCTGGTCATGACGGCCGGCGTGTCGATCTTCGTGTCGCTGGACTGGGGGCGGTTCGGGCTCTGGGTCGTCGCGCTGGCGGCCGGGGGGCTGGCGTTCGGCGCCCTGGGGACCGCCATCGGCGCGCTGGCCCGCGAGGTCCGTGTCGCGTCGCTGCTGGCCATCCTGCTCGCGCTGCCCATCGCGTTCCTGGCCCTCGTGCCCAGCGGGACGGTGGCGCCGGGGCTCTTCGACGTGCTGCGGGTGGTCTCGGCGCTCTTCCCCTTCCGGGCGTCGCTGGACGCCGTGGACGCCGCGGTCAACGGCGCCGGCGGTCTGGGCGGCGCGCTGGCGCATCTGGCCGCCCTCGTGGCCGGCTGGGCGGTCGTCGCGCGTCTCGGGCTGCAGCGCTTCGCCTGA
- a CDS encoding ABC transporter ATP-binding protein yields the protein MSAAQAQAVPALAARDVTRRFGDREALRGITFQAAAGETIAIIGPNGAGKTTLLSILGGVLRPTSGDVSRDPRDVGWVPQQPAVYAKLSVAENLALFARLERVADPGAVVARMLDQTGLRDRAGDELGTLSGGNRQRVNIAVGLLADPDVLLLDEPSSSLDPRQRARLWEFVGALARGGTAVIFTTHNVGEAERYADRVLVLADGELLFEGTPAALHEAVDDAEGRRDLEAAFVRFLHERGH from the coding sequence GTGAGCGCAGCGCAGGCGCAGGCCGTCCCCGCGCTGGCCGCGCGGGACGTCACCCGGCGCTTCGGCGACCGCGAGGCGCTGCGCGGGATCACCTTCCAGGCCGCCGCGGGCGAGACGATCGCGATCATCGGGCCCAACGGCGCGGGCAAGACGACGCTGCTGTCGATCCTGGGCGGGGTGCTGCGCCCGACCTCGGGCGACGTGAGCCGGGACCCGCGCGACGTCGGCTGGGTGCCCCAGCAGCCGGCGGTGTACGCCAAGCTCTCCGTCGCCGAGAACCTCGCGCTGTTCGCGCGCCTGGAGCGCGTGGCCGACCCCGGGGCGGTCGTCGCCCGCATGCTGGACCAGACGGGCCTGCGCGACCGCGCCGGCGACGAGCTCGGCACGCTGTCGGGCGGCAACCGCCAGCGCGTGAACATCGCGGTCGGGCTGCTGGCCGACCCCGACGTGCTGCTGCTCGATGAGCCCTCCTCGTCGCTGGACCCGCGCCAGCGCGCGCGCCTCTGGGAGTTCGTCGGAGCGCTCGCACGCGGCGGCACGGCCGTGATCTTCACGACCCACAACGTCGGGGAGGCCGAGCGCTACGCCGACCGCGTGCTCGTCCTGGCCGACGGCGAGCTGCTGTTCGAGGGCACGCCCGCCGCGCTGCACGAGGCCGTCGACGACGCGGAGGGCCGGCGCGACCTCGAGGCGGCCTTCGTCCGCTTCCTGCACGAGCGGGGCCACTGA
- a CDS encoding AI-2E family transporter — protein sequence MSSTEPPTTEADWEEQDPLDEQPPAGPAAPEKVVVPRWIQLVALPLLVIAVFFVARAAGVVLLAFTIAGIVALILNPIVSFLQARRLPRGLAILAVYVGLVLVVGGVGVLLANPVADQAQRFGDDVPRIIDDANSRLADLQAYFDRKGVNIEVKRQGETALQTLQEKVVGGTSDIVNFGTQILKSVVTTGLGLLLVIVLSVYMLIYGERIGAIVRRVMPPGDGTPADDFPTRIQRAVGGYLRGQTLFSIAMGCGAGLGMWVFGITGVFPDGGTYAFAFGAWFGFMELVPFIGPFLGALPPLVVALIQDPLTAVWLAIFFTALQQLEGHVVAPYIFGHTLRINPLLVIFALLLGGEAYGFLGALLSLPIAAMLRETVVYLRRHLVLEPWGR from the coding sequence ATGAGCAGCACCGAGCCACCCACCACCGAGGCCGACTGGGAGGAGCAGGACCCGCTCGACGAGCAGCCGCCGGCCGGGCCGGCGGCGCCCGAGAAGGTCGTCGTGCCCCGGTGGATCCAGCTCGTGGCGCTGCCGCTGCTGGTCATCGCGGTGTTCTTCGTGGCCCGGGCCGCCGGGGTCGTGCTCCTGGCGTTCACGATCGCCGGGATCGTGGCGCTCATCCTCAATCCGATCGTGTCGTTCCTGCAGGCCCGCCGCCTGCCGCGCGGCCTGGCCATCCTGGCCGTCTACGTCGGGCTGGTCCTCGTGGTCGGCGGGGTGGGCGTGCTGCTGGCCAACCCCGTCGCCGACCAGGCCCAGCGCTTCGGCGACGACGTGCCGCGGATCATCGACGACGCCAACAGCCGCCTGGCCGACCTGCAGGCCTACTTCGACCGCAAGGGCGTCAACATCGAGGTCAAGCGCCAGGGCGAGACCGCGTTGCAGACGCTGCAGGAGAAGGTCGTCGGCGGCACGAGCGACATCGTCAACTTCGGCACGCAGATCCTCAAGAGCGTCGTGACGACCGGGCTCGGGCTGCTGCTCGTGATCGTGCTGTCGGTCTACATGCTCATCTACGGCGAGCGCATCGGGGCGATCGTGCGCCGCGTGATGCCGCCCGGCGACGGCACCCCCGCCGACGACTTCCCGACGCGCATCCAGCGCGCCGTCGGCGGCTACCTGCGCGGCCAGACGCTCTTCAGCATCGCGATGGGCTGCGGCGCGGGCCTGGGCATGTGGGTGTTCGGCATCACCGGCGTGTTCCCCGACGGCGGGACCTACGCGTTCGCGTTCGGCGCGTGGTTCGGCTTCATGGAGCTCGTGCCGTTCATCGGGCCGTTCCTGGGCGCGCTGCCGCCGCTCGTCGTCGCGCTCATCCAGGACCCGCTGACCGCCGTGTGGCTGGCGATCTTCTTCACGGCGCTGCAGCAGCTCGAGGGCCACGTCGTCGCCCCCTACATCTTCGGCCACACCCTGCGGATCAACCCGCTGCTGGTCATCTTCGCGCTGCTGCTCGGCGGGGAGGCCTACGGCTTCCTCGGCGCGCTGCTGTCGCTGCCGATCGCCGCGATGCTGCGCGAGACCGTCGTCTACCTGCGGCGCCACCTCGTGCTCGAGCCGTGGGGACGATGA
- a CDS encoding TIGR00282 family metallophosphoesterase: MPAAPTILFVGDVVGGLGRRTLLGLLPELRRRHEPTFVVVNGENIAGGLGITPKLADELLAAGVDAITLGNHTYRRAEINGYLDSGKPIVRPANYLTTQPGRGSCVVERDGIRLGVVNLSGNVFLRAGRVAFLEIDTVLAELEGKVDHVLVDFHAEATSEKVAMGWYLDGRVTAVVGTHTHVPTADARVLPGGTAYISDVGMTGPRGGVIGVKKEQAIASLRTHMNVRFETSEDDPWLMGVVIRAAERPMQAEAIEQVLQPWRPAPQAAGRS; this comes from the coding sequence GTGCCAGCGGCCCCGACCATCCTGTTCGTCGGCGACGTCGTCGGGGGCCTGGGCCGCCGGACGCTGCTCGGCCTGCTCCCCGAGCTGCGTCGCCGCCACGAGCCCACGTTCGTCGTCGTCAACGGCGAGAACATCGCCGGCGGCCTCGGGATCACGCCCAAGCTGGCCGACGAGCTGCTCGCGGCGGGCGTCGACGCGATCACGCTGGGCAACCACACCTACCGGCGCGCGGAGATCAACGGCTACCTCGACAGCGGCAAGCCGATCGTGCGCCCGGCCAACTACCTGACGACCCAGCCCGGCCGCGGCTCGTGCGTCGTGGAGCGCGACGGGATCCGGCTCGGTGTCGTCAACCTCAGCGGCAACGTCTTCCTGCGGGCCGGCCGGGTCGCGTTCCTGGAGATCGACACGGTCCTCGCCGAGCTGGAGGGCAAGGTCGACCACGTCCTCGTCGACTTCCATGCGGAGGCCACGAGCGAGAAGGTCGCCATGGGCTGGTACCTCGACGGGCGCGTCACCGCCGTCGTGGGCACCCACACCCACGTGCCGACCGCCGACGCGCGGGTCCTGCCCGGCGGGACGGCCTACATCTCCGACGTCGGGATGACCGGGCCGCGCGGCGGGGTCATCGGCGTCAAGAAGGAGCAGGCCATCGCGTCGCTGCGCACGCACATGAACGTGCGCTTCGAGACCAGCGAGGACGACCCATGGCTCATGGGGGTGGTCATCCGGGCGGCGGAGCGGCCGATGCAGGCCGAGGCGATCGAGCAAGTGCTGCAACCGTGGCGGCCAGCGCCGCAAGCAGCAGGGCGTTCCTGA
- a CDS encoding glycosyltransferase 87 family protein, with protein sequence MVTNHGPLSDTRVSDLYLYAQYHDLLHSGLVPFRDFSFEYPPVALAPIWLVGGDETQMSLLMLGCAIAGQLAAWSLGGPVAGWLTVALPVLAGALVRTHLDLLPAALTMVALALVVARPRGGVEGAAALLAIGTMAKLWPAAVGAVVLVWLVGRGEGRAAVRGAAVFVVVALAIGVPFAVLGGFPSVMVRFHLDRPVQIESTAASILEAVGGTHVTGHPVLEDRFKSNGLAGGPAGVVLTGTTLALGVVGLVLLALAHRRRTDRDLLLAAFGVTVAFVALGKVLSPQYLCWMLPPAAVVAARGAWVGPACVAAASALTQVWFPSRYFDIVFQHDWAVGAVAVRNALLLAALAATVAALARSPRPASAAPPPG encoded by the coding sequence GTGGTCACCAACCACGGCCCGCTGAGCGACACCCGCGTCAGCGACCTGTACCTCTACGCCCAGTACCACGACCTGCTCCACAGCGGCCTGGTCCCGTTCCGCGACTTCTCGTTCGAGTACCCGCCGGTCGCGCTGGCGCCGATCTGGCTCGTGGGCGGCGACGAGACACAGATGTCGCTGCTCATGCTGGGCTGCGCGATCGCCGGCCAGCTCGCGGCCTGGAGCCTCGGCGGCCCGGTGGCCGGGTGGCTGACCGTGGCGCTCCCCGTCCTCGCGGGCGCGCTCGTGCGCACCCACCTGGACCTGCTGCCCGCGGCGCTGACGATGGTCGCCCTGGCGCTCGTCGTCGCCCGCCCCCGCGGGGGGGTGGAGGGCGCGGCGGCGCTGTTGGCGATCGGGACGATGGCCAAGCTCTGGCCGGCGGCCGTCGGCGCCGTCGTGCTCGTCTGGCTCGTGGGCCGCGGCGAGGGCCGCGCGGCGGTGCGCGGCGCCGCCGTGTTCGTGGTCGTCGCGCTGGCGATCGGCGTGCCGTTCGCCGTCCTGGGCGGCTTCCCGTCGGTCATGGTGCGCTTCCACCTGGACCGCCCGGTGCAGATCGAGTCCACGGCGGCCAGCATCCTGGAGGCCGTCGGCGGCACGCACGTCACGGGCCATCCCGTGCTCGAGGACCGCTTCAAGTCCAACGGCCTGGCCGGCGGCCCGGCCGGGGTCGTGCTGACCGGCACGACGCTCGCGCTGGGGGTCGTCGGGCTCGTGCTCCTCGCGCTGGCCCACCGCCGGCGGACCGACCGCGATCTGCTCCTGGCGGCCTTCGGCGTGACGGTCGCGTTCGTGGCGCTGGGCAAGGTCCTCTCGCCGCAGTACCTGTGCTGGATGCTGCCGCCGGCCGCGGTCGTCGCCGCGCGCGGCGCGTGGGTCGGGCCGGCGTGCGTGGCCGCGGCGTCGGCGCTGACGCAGGTGTGGTTCCCCTCGCGCTACTTCGACATCGTCTTCCAGCACGACTGGGCCGTGGGCGCGGTGGCCGTCAGGAACGCCCTGCTGCTTGCGGCGCTGGCCGCCACGGTTGCAGCACTTGCTCGATCGCCTCGGCCTGCATCGGCCGCTCCGCCGCCCGGATGA
- a CDS encoding DUF2029 domain-containing protein, with protein MQLHREQALDVRRLICAALLAATALVGLVAAPAALAQTPQTTQTTEAGGSPALLPRAPSDPEALSRPQTLGGRPPDHRLTGLQAMAIAGRSAKVQASLRKHRTARPEVFLKGPSRWQVSWFTPGTGDARKEIAQVLVDDRSAQILEAWTGPQVAWTMARGYPGAFGRKVNSPWVWIPLSVLFVVPFIDRRRLLRVLHLDLLVLVAFGVSVAFFNDANLDVSVPLVAPLLAYLLARMLWIGLRRRDEDRERPVLPMLVRTSWLVVALIFLVGFRIGLNLTSSNVIDVGYSGVIGADHLVDGTKLYNNFPADDEHGDTYGPFAYEAYVPFEQALPWSGRWDSLPAAHAAAIAFDLLTILLLFLAGRRIRGPGLGVVLAYAWTAWPFSLYVLNCNSNDGLVAALAALVLLVASSPASRGAVAALAGFSKLAGLALVPLLAMHGARRGTWRRIVATFTASLVAVSALVWLPILLRGEPLHTIYDRTIAFQASRGAPFSIWGLYDLVTLQHAWQVVAVLIAVGAALVPRRRDMVGLAAMAAAVVIGLQLGVTYWFYLYLVWFFPFLAVALFARYRVPDPA; from the coding sequence GTGCAACTTCATCGGGAACAAGCTCTGGACGTTCGACGGCTGATCTGCGCCGCGCTGCTGGCCGCGACGGCGCTGGTCGGCCTTGTCGCCGCGCCCGCCGCCCTCGCGCAGACCCCGCAGACCACGCAGACCACCGAGGCGGGCGGCAGCCCGGCGTTGCTGCCCCGCGCGCCGAGCGACCCTGAGGCGCTGAGCCGCCCGCAGACCCTGGGCGGTCGCCCGCCCGACCACCGGCTGACGGGTCTGCAGGCCATGGCGATCGCCGGCCGCAGCGCAAAGGTGCAGGCGTCGCTGCGCAAGCACCGCACCGCGCGGCCCGAGGTGTTCCTCAAGGGCCCGTCGCGCTGGCAGGTGAGCTGGTTCACGCCGGGCACCGGCGACGCCCGCAAGGAGATCGCCCAGGTCCTCGTCGACGACCGCTCGGCGCAGATCCTCGAGGCGTGGACGGGGCCGCAGGTCGCCTGGACGATGGCGCGCGGCTACCCCGGGGCGTTCGGGCGCAAGGTCAACTCGCCGTGGGTGTGGATCCCGCTGTCGGTGCTGTTCGTGGTGCCGTTCATCGACCGCCGCCGCCTGCTGCGGGTGCTGCACCTGGACCTGCTCGTGCTCGTCGCCTTCGGGGTGTCGGTGGCGTTCTTCAACGACGCCAACCTCGACGTGTCGGTCCCGCTGGTGGCCCCGCTGCTGGCCTACCTGCTGGCTCGCATGCTGTGGATCGGCCTGCGCCGGCGCGACGAGGATCGCGAGCGCCCCGTGCTGCCGATGCTCGTGCGCACGTCGTGGCTGGTCGTGGCGCTCATCTTCCTGGTCGGCTTCCGCATCGGGCTGAACCTCACGAGCTCGAACGTCATCGACGTGGGCTACTCGGGGGTGATCGGCGCCGACCACCTCGTCGACGGCACCAAGCTCTACAACAACTTCCCGGCCGACGACGAGCACGGCGACACCTACGGGCCGTTCGCCTACGAGGCCTACGTGCCGTTCGAGCAGGCCCTGCCCTGGAGCGGGCGCTGGGACAGCCTCCCCGCGGCCCACGCCGCGGCGATCGCGTTCGACCTGCTGACGATCCTGCTCCTCTTCCTGGCCGGGCGGCGGATCCGCGGCCCGGGCCTGGGCGTCGTGCTGGCCTACGCGTGGACGGCGTGGCCGTTCTCGCTCTACGTCCTGAACTGCAACAGCAACGACGGGCTGGTGGCCGCGCTCGCGGCGCTCGTCCTGCTGGTGGCCTCGTCGCCCGCGTCGCGTGGCGCGGTCGCGGCGCTCGCCGGGTTCTCCAAGCTCGCGGGGCTGGCGCTCGTGCCGCTGCTGGCCATGCACGGCGCGCGCCGCGGGACCTGGCGGCGGATCGTCGCGACGTTCACCGCGTCGCTGGTCGCCGTGAGCGCGCTGGTCTGGCTGCCGATCCTGCTGCGCGGCGAGCCGCTGCACACCATCTATGACCGCACGATCGCCTTCCAGGCCTCGCGCGGCGCCCCGTTCTCGATCTGGGGGCTGTACGACCTCGTCACGCTGCAGCACGCCTGGCAGGTCGTCGCGGTGCTCATCGCGGTCGGCGCGGCGCTCGTCCCGCGCCGGCGCGACATGGTCGGGCTGGCCGCGATGGCGGCCGCCGTGGTCATCGGGCTGCAGCTCGGCGTCACCTACTGGTTCTACCTCTACCTCGTGTGGTTCTTCCCATTCCTGGCCGTCGCGCTCTTCGCGCGCTATCGCGTCCCCGACCCGGCGTAG
- a CDS encoding GtrA family protein — MTDAARVRTSRRDRVRDGLRHAHNWWQLARFTAVGASGYAVNLLTFTVCVHLLGVDYRLAAVAAFLVAVTNNFWWNRHWTFDAGEGHAGRQAVRFLIVSVAAFVVNLVLLEVLVSAAGLAEVPAQAIAVAAATPCNFIGNKLWTFDG, encoded by the coding sequence GTGACCGACGCCGCCCGCGTGAGGACGAGCCGCCGCGATCGCGTCCGCGACGGCCTGCGGCATGCGCACAACTGGTGGCAGCTGGCGCGCTTCACCGCGGTCGGGGCCAGCGGCTACGCGGTCAACCTCCTCACGTTCACGGTCTGCGTGCACCTGCTGGGCGTCGACTACCGCCTGGCCGCCGTCGCCGCCTTCCTCGTCGCGGTGACGAACAACTTCTGGTGGAACCGGCACTGGACGTTCGACGCGGGTGAGGGCCACGCCGGGCGCCAGGCGGTGCGCTTCCTGATCGTCAGCGTCGCCGCGTTCGTCGTCAACCTCGTGCTCCTCGAGGTGCTGGTCAGCGCCGCAGGCCTCGCCGAGGTGCCGGCGCAGGCCATCGCCGTGGCGGCCGCGACGCCGTGCAACTTCATCGGGAACAAGCTCTGGACGTTCGACGGCTGA
- a CDS encoding alkaline phosphatase family protein, producing MKLLLAVIDGCKPSMLERAVQRGEAPVIEAVLERGSFVPELCAAFPSVTPVCATSIATGVLQDRHRIAAMNWWSRAEGRYVEYGSSFKAARKLGIARQLTDTVYNLNGVHLDPDTPTVYESLDDAGVRTAGTTYLVYRGRHEHQISRETALTRLAGTLFRRSVMGPRELFYADIFASRETGCRSQLGLPGIRDQHSGCVASWLAARDLYDFLLLSLPDNDTWSHKNGPHAQPTSIAAADRQLARVADAVGGVERLLDTHAVIICADHSHAAVERRLELRPAFEDWAVVGPGASAVEEAEIAICPNQRAAMIYVLGDTDRAAAVPRIVATAQDVAGVDVLAWMQDGRGVVRAPGRGELRFAPGGDLRDARGNAWSVDGDLGALSAATGDGTFDSPDYPDALRRVWAALTCATAGDVLLSAGPGYEFPDFGGADHVGGGSHGSLHRSDSLGALAYCGVQPPPGRGPGAWSITDVAPMVRAHFGAD from the coding sequence ATGAAGCTCCTGCTGGCCGTCATCGACGGCTGCAAGCCCTCCATGCTGGAGCGTGCGGTGCAGCGCGGTGAGGCGCCGGTCATCGAGGCCGTGCTGGAGCGCGGCAGCTTCGTGCCCGAGCTGTGCGCCGCGTTCCCGTCGGTGACGCCGGTGTGCGCGACGTCGATCGCCACCGGCGTGCTGCAGGACCGCCACCGCATCGCGGCGATGAACTGGTGGTCGCGCGCGGAGGGTCGCTACGTCGAGTACGGCTCGTCGTTCAAGGCGGCGCGCAAGCTCGGGATCGCCCGCCAGCTGACCGACACGGTGTACAACCTCAACGGCGTCCACCTCGACCCGGACACGCCGACGGTCTACGAGTCGCTCGACGACGCCGGCGTGCGCACCGCCGGCACGACCTACCTCGTCTACCGCGGCCGCCACGAGCACCAGATCTCGCGCGAGACCGCGCTGACGCGCCTGGCCGGGACGCTGTTCCGCCGCTCGGTGATGGGCCCGCGGGAGCTGTTCTACGCCGACATCTTCGCCAGCCGCGAGACGGGCTGCCGCAGCCAGCTCGGCCTGCCGGGCATCCGCGACCAGCACTCGGGGTGCGTGGCGTCCTGGCTGGCCGCACGTGACCTGTACGACTTCCTGCTGCTGTCGCTGCCCGACAACGACACGTGGTCGCACAAGAACGGCCCACACGCCCAGCCGACGTCGATCGCCGCGGCCGACCGCCAGCTCGCGCGGGTCGCCGACGCCGTCGGCGGAGTCGAGCGGCTGCTGGACACCCACGCGGTGATCATCTGCGCCGACCACTCGCACGCCGCGGTGGAGCGCCGCCTCGAGCTGCGCCCGGCGTTCGAGGACTGGGCGGTCGTGGGCCCGGGCGCCAGCGCGGTGGAGGAGGCCGAGATCGCGATCTGCCCCAACCAGCGCGCGGCGATGATCTACGTGCTGGGCGACACCGACCGCGCCGCGGCTGTGCCTCGGATCGTCGCCACGGCGCAGGACGTGGCCGGCGTCGACGTGCTGGCCTGGATGCAGGACGGGCGCGGCGTCGTGCGCGCGCCGGGCCGCGGCGAGCTGCGCTTCGCCCCGGGCGGGGACCTGCGCGACGCGCGCGGCAACGCCTGGAGCGTCGACGGCGACCTCGGCGCGCTGTCGGCCGCCACGGGCGACGGCACGTTCGACAGCCCGGACTACCCCGACGCCCTGCGCCGCGTGTGGGCGGCGCTGACCTGCGCGACGGCCGGCGACGTCCTGCTCTCGGCCGGGCCGGGCTACGAGTTCCCCGACTTCGGCGGCGCCGACCACGTCGGCGGCGGCAGCCACGGCTCGCTGCACCGGTCGGACTCGCTCGGGGCGCTGGCCTACTGCGGCGTGCAGCCCCCGCCGGGCCGCGGGCCGGGCGCGTGGTCGATCACCGACGTCGCGCCGATGGTCCGCGCGCACTTCGGCGCGGACTGA
- a CDS encoding DUF4126 family protein produces the protein MKLALDILQGLGLASAVGLRPFLPALLAGALASGNLGVDFHGTQFAFLESPWWLLALAAALVASVLLRRVLESGPGEAALSGLGIGLGALLCAASIDDRHGTWWYGLILGALLALLASSVSRQLFARVRARFTSAGDAAAAAALPFYAEAAGVVIAGASVLFPPLAILAIGFLLALLVTGRRRAGQKYAGLRILR, from the coding sequence ATGAAGCTCGCTCTCGACATCCTCCAGGGCCTGGGCCTCGCCTCGGCGGTGGGCCTGAGGCCGTTCCTGCCCGCACTGCTCGCCGGCGCGCTGGCCAGCGGCAACCTCGGCGTGGACTTCCACGGCACGCAGTTCGCGTTCCTGGAGTCGCCGTGGTGGCTGCTCGCGCTCGCCGCGGCGCTCGTCGCCTCCGTCCTGCTGCGCAGGGTCCTGGAGTCCGGACCCGGCGAGGCCGCGCTGAGCGGCCTGGGCATCGGCCTCGGGGCGCTGCTGTGCGCCGCGTCGATCGACGACCGCCACGGCACCTGGTGGTACGGGCTGATCCTCGGCGCGCTGCTGGCCCTGCTGGCGAGCTCGGTCTCCCGGCAGCTGTTCGCGCGCGTCCGCGCGCGCTTCACCTCGGCCGGGGACGCGGCGGCGGCCGCCGCGCTGCCGTTCTACGCCGAGGCCGCCGGCGTCGTGATCGCCGGGGCCAGCGTCCTGTTCCCGCCGCTGGCGATCCTGGCGATCGGGTTCCTGCTGGCCCTGCTGGTGACCGGACGCCGGCGCGCCGGCCAGAAGTACGCGGGCCTGCGCATCCTGCGGTGA